One genomic window of [Clostridium] scindens ATCC 35704 includes the following:
- a CDS encoding NADP-dependent isocitrate dehydrogenase: MAKIKMTTPIVEMDGDEMTRILWKMIKENLLEPFIELNTEYYDLGLEHRNETNDQVTVDAANATKKYKVAVKCATITPNAARMTEYDLKEMWKSPNGTIRAILDGTVFRAPIVVKGIEPCVKNWKKPITIARHAYGDVYKGSEMKIPGAGKVELVYTAEDGTQTKELVHNFTGEGIVQGMHNVSQSIASFARSCFNYALDTKQDLWFATKDTISKKYDHTFKDIFQEIYDAEYDEKFKAAGIVYFYTLIDDAVARVMKSEGGYIWACKNYDGDVMSDMVSSAFGSLAMMTSVLVSPDGYYEYEAAHGTVQRHYYKHLKGEETSTNSVATIFAWTGALRKRGELDGNSELMEFADRLEKATIDTIESGKMTKDLALITTIENPTVLNSEEFIKAIGERL, translated from the coding sequence ATGGCAAAGATTAAGATGACAACACCAATTGTCGAGATGGACGGCGACGAGATGACCAGGATCCTCTGGAAGATGATAAAAGAGAATCTTCTGGAGCCTTTTATCGAACTGAATACGGAATATTATGACTTGGGACTGGAGCACAGGAATGAGACCAACGACCAGGTTACGGTGGATGCCGCCAATGCGACGAAAAAATACAAGGTCGCGGTAAAATGCGCGACCATTACTCCCAATGCGGCACGCATGACAGAGTATGATTTGAAAGAAATGTGGAAAAGCCCCAACGGCACCATCCGCGCGATCCTGGATGGAACCGTATTCCGCGCGCCAATCGTGGTAAAGGGAATCGAGCCGTGCGTGAAAAACTGGAAGAAGCCGATCACCATTGCCAGACACGCATACGGCGATGTATACAAAGGCTCTGAGATGAAGATCCCGGGGGCCGGAAAGGTAGAACTGGTCTATACGGCCGAGGATGGCACTCAGACGAAGGAACTGGTACATAATTTTACGGGCGAGGGAATCGTGCAGGGAATGCATAACGTGAGCCAGTCCATTGCAAGTTTTGCAAGAAGCTGCTTTAACTATGCCCTGGATACGAAGCAGGATCTGTGGTTTGCGACAAAAGACACAATCTCCAAGAAGTATGACCATACGTTCAAGGACATTTTCCAGGAAATCTATGATGCGGAATATGATGAGAAGTTCAAAGCGGCAGGCATCGTTTATTTCTATACCCTGATCGACGATGCGGTTGCCCGCGTTATGAAGTCGGAAGGCGGATATATCTGGGCATGCAAGAACTATGACGGGGATGTGATGAGCGACATGGTTTCTTCTGCGTTCGGCTCTCTTGCCATGATGACTTCCGTACTGGTATCGCCGGACGGCTATTATGAGTACGAGGCTGCCCATGGAACCGTGCAGCGCCATTACTATAAGCATTTGAAGGGCGAGGAGACGTCCACCAACTCTGTGGCTACCATCTTTGCATGGACGGGAGCGCTCAGGAAAAGAGGCGAATTAGACGGTAATTCTGAACTGATGGAATTTGCCGACAGGCTGGAGAAGGCGACCATTGATACCATCGAATCCGGAAAGATGACGAAGGATCTGGCCTTGATCACTACGATTGAGAATCCTACGGTGCTAAATAGCGAGGAGTTTATTAAGGCTATCGGGGAGAGACTTTAA
- a CDS encoding helix-turn-helix transcriptional regulator, giving the protein MKNRLEEIRREHGLKQEELADILEVSRQTIGSLENGRYNPSIILAFKIARYFHRNIEDIFIYEEESK; this is encoded by the coding sequence TTGAAAAACAGGCTGGAAGAAATCCGCAGAGAACACGGGCTTAAACAGGAAGAACTGGCCGATATCCTGGAAGTCTCCAGGCAGACCATCGGCTCCCTGGAAAACGGACGATACAATCCTTCCATCATTCTGGCTTTTAAGATCGCCCGGTATTTCCACAGGAATATTGAAGATATTTTTATCTACGAGGAGGAATCAAAATGA
- a CDS encoding DUF6472 family protein codes for MKSNCESCAHYEYDEDYECYTCQMNLDEDELYKFVNNTYHDCPYYSYGDEYAVVRHQM; via the coding sequence ATGAAAAGTAATTGCGAGTCCTGCGCTCATTATGAATATGATGAAGACTATGAATGCTACACATGCCAGATGAATCTGGATGAAGACGAACTTTATAAATTTGTGAACAATACATATCATGACTGTCCCTATTACAGTTATGGGGACGAGTATGCAGTTGTCAGGCACCAGATGTAA
- a CDS encoding flavodoxin family protein, whose amino-acid sequence MNILMINGTMRKGSTYQVGKLAIEEIMQEGDQLTELFLPKDMPEFCRGCAACIRKSETRCLDYLMYMKRFTRMIDEADLLIFTSPVYVMHVSGAMKALLDHYGYRCMIHRPEASMFGKQAICIVTAAGGGIRSALKDIKDSLLYWGVGRIYTLGVKVGTSGFEHMEQAAKDQVTENIRKLALKIHREPAAVKPGLKTKILFYIMRKVVRDGNNPADQKYWEEKGWLAKERPWKNKTGQQVEE is encoded by the coding sequence ATGAATATACTGATGATTAATGGCACGATGAGGAAAGGATCTACTTATCAGGTCGGGAAATTGGCGATTGAAGAGATCATGCAGGAAGGGGACCAGCTCACAGAACTGTTCCTTCCCAAAGACATGCCGGAATTCTGCCGGGGATGCGCTGCCTGCATCCGGAAGAGCGAGACGAGATGCCTGGACTATCTTATGTACATGAAGCGGTTTACCAGAATGATCGACGAGGCGGATCTGCTTATATTTACTTCTCCGGTATATGTGATGCACGTATCCGGCGCGATGAAGGCTCTGCTGGATCATTATGGATACCGGTGCATGATTCACCGCCCGGAAGCATCCATGTTTGGCAAGCAGGCTATCTGCATCGTTACGGCTGCCGGAGGCGGCATAAGGTCTGCGCTTAAAGATATCAAAGACAGCCTGCTGTATTGGGGCGTAGGCAGAATTTACACCCTTGGAGTCAAGGTGGGAACCTCCGGCTTTGAACATATGGAACAGGCGGCAAAGGATCAGGTGACGGAAAATATCCGGAAGCTTGCCCTAAAAATACACAGAGAGCCAGCCGCTGTAAAGCCGGGGCTTAAGACAAAGATTTTATTCTATATCATGCGCAAGGTGGTTCGGGATGGAAACAATCCGGCTGACCAGAAGTATTGGGAAGAAAAGGGATGGCTTGCCAAGGAAAGGCCATGGAAGAACAAGACTGGCCAGCAGGTGGAAGAATGA
- a CDS encoding alpha/beta fold hydrolase — protein MMDIRLYYEKAGDGEPLIMLHGNGEDGTYFKHQMEYFSKDYRVIAIDTRGHGKSPRGEKPFTIRQFAEDLNGFMEEQGMEKAHLLGFSDGGNIALAFALRYPGKVESLILNGANLCPAGVKPSVQIPIVLGYKITSFFGRFHHRSRQKAEMLGLMTTQPDLSPRQLKEVKARTLVIVGENDMIKDSHSLLICESLPNARLVRIKGDHFIAAKNPEEFNRAVSRFLRNCDSIV, from the coding sequence ATGATGGATATCAGACTTTATTATGAAAAGGCAGGGGATGGGGAGCCGTTGATAATGCTTCATGGCAATGGAGAAGACGGGACTTATTTTAAGCATCAGATGGAATATTTTTCAAAAGATTACAGAGTCATTGCAATTGATACCAGAGGCCACGGAAAATCGCCGCGAGGAGAGAAGCCTTTTACAATCAGGCAGTTTGCAGAAGATTTGAACGGATTTATGGAAGAACAGGGGATGGAAAAGGCGCATCTCTTGGGATTCAGCGACGGCGGCAATATCGCGCTCGCTTTTGCGCTCAGGTATCCGGGAAAAGTGGAGAGCCTGATTCTTAATGGAGCCAATCTCTGCCCTGCGGGCGTAAAGCCAAGCGTGCAGATTCCGATCGTCCTGGGGTATAAGATCACATCCTTTTTTGGCAGGTTTCATCATAGATCCAGGCAGAAGGCCGAGATGCTGGGGCTTATGACGACCCAGCCTGATCTAAGTCCACGGCAGTTAAAAGAAGTGAAAGCCAGAACCCTGGTGATCGTAGGGGAAAATGATATGATTAAGGACAGCCACTCTTTGCTGATTTGTGAAAGCCTGCCAAATGCCAGGCTTGTAAGAATAAAAGGAGATCATTTTATAGCGGCTAAGAACCCGGAAGAGTTCAACCGGGCAGTCAGCCGCTTTCTAAGAAATTGTGATTCTATTGTTTGA
- the abc-f gene encoding ribosomal protection-like ABC-F family protein — protein MILACHGINKSFGEEVIVADGSFHIEDNEKAALVGPNGAGKSTLLKIIVGELPSDGGDVILTKGKSLGYLAQHQEMMSGNSIYEEVRLAKADIIAMEKQIRTIELELKHLSGDALDSRLETYNRLMAAFERANGYAYESEITGVLKGLGFMESDFKKPVDTLSGGQKTRVSLGKLLLTRPDILLLDEPTNHLDLNSIAWLETYLLNYPGAVLIVSHDRYFLNRVVTKVLEIEQGKLMTYLGNYSEYAQKKEQIRDAQLKEYLNQQQAIKHQEAVIEKLRSFNREKSIRRAESREKMLEKMKPVEKPVEASTEIHLTLEPSCTSGNDVLNVEHLSKSFPSQPLFSDVSFEIKRGEHVAIIGDNGTGKTTLLKILNQVLAADSGTFTLGTNVNVGYYDQEHHVLHMEKSIFDEISDDYPTLTNTEIRNVLAAFLFTGDDVFKRIGDLSGGERGRVSLAKLMLSEANFLILDEPTNHLDIVSKEILERALNDYTGTVLYVSHDRYFINQTATRILDLVNRTFVNYIGNYDYYLEKKDELTAAYAGDPDADAAAAKETVSEAKLSWQEQKEAQAKERKRQNELKKTEERITLLEERDGEIDSLMMQEEIFTNSVKCQELASEKARIAGELEELYQKWEELAE, from the coding sequence ATGATATTAGCATGTCACGGGATCAATAAATCCTTCGGCGAAGAGGTAATCGTGGCCGATGGATCTTTTCATATAGAGGATAATGAGAAGGCTGCCCTGGTCGGTCCAAACGGCGCCGGGAAGTCCACTCTCTTAAAAATAATCGTAGGGGAACTGCCGTCTGACGGCGGGGATGTCATCCTTACCAAAGGCAAAAGCCTGGGCTATCTGGCCCAGCATCAGGAGATGATGAGCGGCAACAGCATATACGAAGAAGTCCGGCTTGCAAAGGCAGATATCATTGCAATGGAAAAGCAGATCCGCACTATAGAACTGGAACTGAAGCATCTAAGCGGCGACGCCCTGGATTCCCGCCTTGAGACGTATAACCGTCTTATGGCGGCTTTCGAGCGCGCGAACGGTTATGCCTATGAAAGCGAGATCACCGGAGTTCTCAAAGGACTCGGCTTTATGGAAAGCGACTTTAAGAAGCCAGTGGATACCTTGTCCGGAGGGCAGAAAACCCGGGTTTCTTTAGGCAAGCTCCTGCTGACCCGTCCCGATATCCTGTTATTGGACGAGCCAACCAACCACCTGGATCTGAATTCCATCGCATGGCTTGAGACCTATCTGCTGAACTACCCGGGCGCCGTACTGATCGTGTCCCACGACCGGTATTTCCTGAACCGGGTCGTAACCAAGGTTCTGGAGATTGAGCAGGGAAAACTGATGACCTATCTGGGCAATTACAGCGAATATGCCCAGAAAAAAGAGCAGATCCGGGATGCGCAGCTAAAGGAATACCTGAACCAGCAGCAGGCAATCAAGCACCAGGAAGCCGTCATTGAGAAACTCCGCTCTTTCAACCGGGAGAAATCCATCCGGCGGGCAGAAAGCCGGGAAAAAATGCTGGAAAAAATGAAGCCGGTAGAAAAGCCGGTGGAGGCAAGCACGGAAATCCACCTGACGCTGGAGCCATCCTGTACCAGCGGCAATGACGTACTAAACGTCGAGCACTTAAGCAAGTCCTTTCCTTCCCAGCCCTTGTTCTCGGATGTAAGTTTCGAGATCAAGCGCGGAGAGCACGTTGCCATTATCGGAGATAACGGTACCGGCAAGACAACCTTGCTTAAGATACTGAATCAGGTCCTTGCGGCCGACAGCGGCACATTTACCCTGGGCACCAATGTAAATGTGGGATATTATGACCAGGAGCACCATGTACTCCATATGGAAAAGAGCATATTCGATGAAATATCCGACGACTACCCTACGTTGACCAACACGGAGATACGCAATGTCCTGGCTGCATTTCTATTCACCGGAGACGACGTATTCAAACGTATCGGCGATCTGAGCGGCGGGGAAAGGGGCAGGGTCTCCCTTGCGAAGCTGATGCTCTCGGAGGCCAACTTCCTGATCCTGGATGAGCCTACCAACCATCTGGACATCGTTTCCAAGGAAATTCTGGAACGGGCATTGAATGATTATACCGGAACGGTGCTGTACGTGTCCCATGACCGGTATTTTATCAATCAGACTGCCACCAGAATCTTGGATCTTGTCAACCGGACCTTTGTCAATTACATCGGCAATTATGATTATTATCTGGAAAAAAAGGACGAATTGACAGCCGCCTACGCTGGCGATCCTGACGCGGATGCCGCTGCGGCCAAAGAAACTGTATCCGAAGCCAAATTAAGCTGGCAGGAGCAAAAAGAAGCCCAGGCAAAGGAACGCAAGCGCCAGAATGAATTGAAAAAGACAGAGGAGCGCATCACGCTGCTGGAAGAGCGGGACGGCGAGATCGACTCCCTGATGATGCAAGAAGAGATCTTCACCAATTCCGTCAAATGCCAGGAACTGGCCTCAGAAAAGGCCAGGATCGCTGGGGAATTGGAGGAACTCTACCAGAAATGGGAAGAACTTGCGGAATAA
- a CDS encoding redox-sensing transcriptional repressor Rex: protein MEDRGISQAVIRRLPRYYRYLGELLENGVERISSNDLSKRMKVTASQIRQDLNNFGGFGQQGYGYNVKYLYTEIGKILGLEEDHNIIIIGAGNLGQALANYAAFEKRGFILKGIFDVNPRLEGVSIRGVPIRMMDGLKTFVQDNDVEIAVLTIPKDKAIEVANMLVENGVRAIWNFAHTDLNLPEYVIVENVHLSESLMQLSYNISRYNEEHKK, encoded by the coding sequence GTGGAAGATAGAGGGATTTCTCAGGCGGTGATTCGCAGGCTGCCAAGATACTACAGATATTTAGGCGAATTACTCGAAAATGGTGTGGAGCGTATCTCCTCGAATGATTTAAGCAAGCGGATGAAAGTTACTGCATCTCAGATTCGTCAAGATCTTAACAACTTTGGTGGATTCGGACAACAGGGCTATGGCTACAACGTAAAGTATTTATATACAGAGATAGGCAAGATTCTGGGATTGGAAGAAGACCATAATATTATCATTATCGGAGCGGGTAATCTGGGACAGGCATTGGCCAACTACGCGGCATTTGAAAAGCGTGGATTCATATTGAAAGGAATCTTCGATGTGAATCCGAGACTGGAAGGCGTATCCATCAGAGGCGTGCCGATCCGTATGATGGACGGGCTGAAGACTTTCGTACAGGACAATGACGTAGAGATTGCCGTGCTGACGATTCCAAAGGATAAAGCGATTGAAGTGGCGAACATGCTGGTGGAGAATGGCGTGCGTGCAATCTGGAACTTTGCGCACACAGACCTGAATCTGCCGGAGTATGTCATTGTGGAAAACGTCCACTTATCAGAAAGTCTTATGCAGTTATCCTACAATATCAGCAGATATAACGAAGAACATAAGAAATAG